A single Sporosarcina sp. FSL W8-0480 DNA region contains:
- a CDS encoding DNA-directed RNA polymerase subunit beta: MIDEKQKNPVGDHTTDNAEQEAIASRSERNQQRKRKPEKEEPSAKGRVWVQVRIIPIWLRIILVLLLLGGAVALGTTIGYGYIGDGNPDDALKKETWIHIIDIIKGKES, from the coding sequence ATGATAGATGAAAAGCAAAAAAATCCCGTTGGGGACCATACGACAGATAATGCGGAACAGGAAGCCATCGCATCCCGTTCGGAGCGTAATCAGCAAAGGAAGCGGAAACCCGAAAAAGAGGAGCCAAGTGCAAAGGGAAGAGTTTGGGTACAAGTCCGGATCATTCCGATTTGGCTTCGAATCATACTCGTCCTCCTGTTATTAGGAGGAGCAGTAGCCCTTGGCACGACAATCGGCTACGGCTACATTGGCGACGGCAATCCGGACGATGCGCTTAAGAAAGAGACATGGATCCACATAATCGACATCATAAAAGGGAAAGAGTCGTAA